The genomic segment TTATTTTAGTTTGCTGCCTAAACATAGCAAGCACATTAAATATTGACAGAATGCTCTTATCTATAAAAGAATTCTTGTCTTTTAGCGGTGTATAATTGTCTTTTTTTAAAAGCCATTCTGGCATTAATAACTTCCTTTCTTATAACGTATATTAGGCACATTTAAAAGAGAACCCAAATATAAAATTTGGACTCTCACTTTTGTTTTGCTACATATTGCTGAATTGATCGAGTAAGCCAGCATAGTTTCACTTTATACTTTTGTTGTCTTTTTCATACTTGCTATTATTCTAAATACTAACAATAGTATTGCAACACCTGCAACTGCAGATAAAATATATCCAAAATTATCTGGAAGACCTGCAACAGAATAATCTGGCATTAATGCATTAAAGCTAAATCCATTTTCCATACCTTTAGGTATAAATCCTAACGCATTACCACCTGTTACTACAGAACTTATTTCATCAGTTCCCCATTCTCCCCAAGCTGTACCTGTAGCTAATAACCCTAATGGTGAGAGGCATATTAGTGCTATTATTAATCCATATACAGGCTTTGATTTTGTAGTAGCTCCCTCATAAATAATTCCTGGTGAAACCTTTTTTATAAAGCTTAATACGCCAACAGTTATAATTCCTTCTAATACTCCTGCAACTACAAGATGTGGAATAAGCATTGAAGGTATAGTAATTGATAAAGGATAAGGACAATATAGCGGTATACCTGCTGCATCTTTAAAAAGTAATGGCTGTACTCCGAATTCTATTGCTGCACATAAAGCGGCCAAATTTATTCCAATATACGATGCAATAAATGTCCCAATATATTCTCCTTTCTCTGTCTTAAATTTCTCTTTTAAAAACTTATAAATATAATAACCTACAAATGGTATGACGAATGCCATATTAAAGCAATTGGCTCCAAAGGCTAAAATACCTCCATCATTAAATAGTAATGCTTGAAGCAAAAGTGCTATCGTCACTGAAATACATGCCGCCTCAGGGCCTAAAAGAATTGCAATTAAAGTTCCTCCTACAGCATGTCCAGTGGTTCCGCCTGGTAACGGAACATTGAACATCATTGTTAAAAATGATAGTGATGCACCTACTCCCATAAGCGGCAATTTCTTTTTAGTTACCTCTTTATTTACTTTTTTTACAGCTCTTGTCCAAACTGGAATCATTGCCGCACCCATAACTGCGCAGGTAGCTGGGCTTAGATAATTGTCTGGAATATGCATTTTAATTCCTCCTTTAAAGCATGTTAAAATAATTAGACTTGCTATTTCCTCAATATACCCAATTTTTAATAAAAACAAAACCACAAAAACTGATTACAAATAAAGCAATCAACCTTCGTGGTTATTAATAATCCAAATTAATCTATTAATTTATATATGTTGCAATTCACAATTACAGCTAAAATTCTTTTAATATTTTTAGAATTACGCTGAAGAATTATTTTTGCCATATATATTGTGTAAAAACTGTATACCCTCGTAGTATACAATTTTATGATACTATACAATTCCAAAATTGTAAATATTAAATTACCTTTGAATTCTTGTTTTTATTTTTTCTTCTATATATGTAACAAACGAATTTAACCCTTGTCCAGTTCTCGATGATATTCTAAAGGTGGCTGCCAATGGATTTAATTCTTTAACATTTTCTTCTACCTTATTGTCATCAAAGTCAAAGTATTCCATCATATCATACTTACTTAATACAACTGCATCAGCTTTAGAAAATAGTAATGGATATTTTTCAACCTTATCATCCCCTTCTGGAATACTTAAAACAGCAATTTTAAAATCTTCACCAAGTTCAAACTCAGCAGGACATACAAGATTACCAATATTCTCAATAAAAATCAAATCAATTTCATCTAAATCAAAGTATCCTAAGATATTATAAATTGCCTTTGATTCTATATGGCACTCTCCTTCTGTATTAAGCTGAATAACAGAAATTCCAAGTGAATCAATTTTTTCAGCATCTACTTGTCCCGCAATATCGCCTTCAACTACAGCAATATTAAATTTATCCTTTAATTGTTTTATTAACTCTATAATCAAACTTGTTTTGCCTGTCCCTGGTGAACCCATCACATTTACTAAATATACATTTTTACTTCTTAAAATTTCTTTAATATCATTGTTGAAATTTTCGTTTAATTCTAGCAGCTGTTTTACAACTTTAATTTTCATTTATTCACCTCATATCTGCAATTTTTTAATAACTTTATTATTTTGTGTTTCCAATAATCATATGAAATCTCTTTTCTTTATTCTATAATAATATATGTTAAGAATAAAATCACAGATTAATTTCGGTCAATTTAGAATTATATAGTCTTTTTATGAAATATGTGACCACCAATCACTTAATATTACTAAAAAGCACTTGACTTGTAGTTAACTTCAAGGTATAGAATAATATCAGAAACTATAAATAAAAATCTTATTTATAGTTTAGCACTAATTTATTTATACATTAACTACTTTTATTAAATTATATCTTAATCATAGCGAAAGGAATGATCATTAATATGAAAATTGCAGTAATAGATGCACAAGGTGCAGGCCTTGGTCAAAACATCATAAAGAGGATTCGCAAAGAAATAGATAATGATGTTTATATTATTGCACTTGGTACCAACTCATTTGCTACCTCAAAGATGGTACAAGCTGGTGCAAATGTTGGTATAAGCGGTGAAAGGGCGATCAGTTCATTTTGCAAGACAACTAAAATAGATAGTATAATAGGACCAATCGGAATAATCTGTAGTGGAGGTATAAACGGAGAAATTACTACTATGATTTCCAATGCAATATTTAATATGGATTGTACTAAATACATACTTCCATTACAAAAACATGGCATTTATATTCCTGGAACTAGAAATCTACAAATTAAAGATATAATTGAAGAAATTGTACTTGATATAAAAAATAATATAGAAAAATTCTAATCTAGTATTAATAGATTAAGATTAATTTATTAACACGCCTATAATTAATATCCAATAAATATATTCTTGCTTTTATATCATTAAACTATATTTTTCACCAAATAAATGGAATAATCCTTTTATTATTATTCTTATATTCTTTATAATGTGTCTTGAAGTTATTTTCTAATATCTTTTCTTCAATCTTAATTCTATATCCATAAATGACAGCAATAATTGTTATAGTTGCAATAGTTCCAATGATTCTTCTAAGAACTAATGCTATTCCAATTAAAGATAGTATACTTCCGCTATATGCAGGGTGCCTAATGTATCTATATGGACCTGTTTAAATTATTTTTTGCTTTAAATCCACTTGCACTGATACGGTGAAAGATCTTCCAAGTGTCAATACTGAATACAACCTCAATATAATTCCAACAATGATAACTGCACAGCCTATCCAAAACATTATTTCAGGTAATATCATTAAATAATTTTTTCTACAAAAATGATTCAAAAATATTATAGTTATAGTACCAATTACTAGTACTAAGCAATATCCCCTATTCCTTTTTTCTTATTCAAATCCTTTCTGTTTATAATGAAGTATGACTGAAAATAAATAGACAGTATATTGACTACATTGGAATAATATGCTATTGTAATTTTAGACAGTATATTGTCCAACTAAGGAGGAGATATTTTATGGATAACTATAAAGCGCTTTTTTTAATACAACAAATATATGCAACTCTGTTTTCTCTCACTAATAAAATTCAAATTAAGGGTGATGAATATTGTGAACCTTTAACTAGCAGACAGCTTATGGCGATGGTTGCTATTATTCATTTACCTGAAAATGAAACAACTCTAAATAATATTGCTAAAAAATTAGGTACAACAAAACAGAGTGTAAAACAATTGATTACTAATTTAGAGAACAAAGGATATGTCCTTACTGTGCCAAGCCAATATGATAAACGTGCAGTTAATGTAAAGATTACTAAAGCTGGAACAGATGCCATGATGATAGGTGCCGAAAAATCGATGGAGTTCTTTGGGATGCTTTCTAAAGGCTTTTCCATTGAAGAAATGGAAATCTTATGGACGTTATTAAAGAAATTATATAGATTTGATGGCGAAGAACAAGACGGTTTTGAAGAAGAAGCTGAATTTGACATGGGTGAAGATACACTTGAAATACAAAAGAGAGCATTAAATGAATTTGATAGAGCGAGAAATGAAGGAAAATAAAAAATAAATAAAGGCGGTACAATATTATGAATGATATTCTATCTAATAACTCTCAAGATCTTAATGACTTTTTATCTGAGTATATGAATAAGTGGAAAATTCCTGGAATGGCTGTAGGTATTATTAAAGATGATGAAATAATATATTGCAATGGGTTAGGACTGCGCGATGTCAACAAAAATTTAAATGTAACAAAAGACACTTTATTTGCTATAGGTTCTGCAAGTAAATCTTTTACCTCACTATCAATAGGTATATTAGTGGATGAAGGTAAGCTAGATCTTGATACTCCTATAAAAAATACATGCCTAGTTTTGAAATGCAAAATAAATATGCTGAAGAACATCTTACATTAAGAGACATGCTTTGTCATCGTTCTGGATTACCTAGACATGATATTTTATGGTATACAAATCCTTCTTTAAGCAGAAAAGAATTGGTAGATAAAATTAAGCACTTAGAATTTAGTAAAGATTTCAGAGAAACATGGCAATATAATAATTTGATGTATGCCACAGCTGGCTACCTTGTTGAACTAGTTACAGGAATGACCTGGGAAGAATTCGTGAAATTAAGAATTCTTGAGCCTCTTGGTATGAACAGCACAAATTTCTCAGTAGAAGCTTTAAAAGAGTATTCTGATTACAGTAAGCCATATGCGCAAAAAGGCGAGGAAATTAATCAAATAGACTTTAGAAAACTAGATTCTGTTGCTCCTGCTGGTTCTATGAATTCAAGTTTGACTGATATGCTAAAATGGCTTAGCCTTCATTTAAATAAAGGTAAAGTAAACGGAAAACAGATTATATCTGAAAAAACTATAAATGAGTTACATTCACCTCAGCTCCCTTGTGAGCTAATTCCTTTAAAATTTGATGAATTACAATTTTCATCTTATGCCTTAGGCTGGTTTGTTGAAGCCTATAGAGGAAGAAAACATGTTAACCATGGTGGAAATATAGATGGATTTTGCTCCTATACAAGCTTTCTTCCAGACGAGAATATTGGCGTAGTTATTCTTACTAATTTAAATAATCCTGTCTGTGCACTGCCTATAGCATACCATATATACGACAAGCTTTTAGGCCATGAACATAGTGATTTTTGTGAAAAACTAGAGGATGAAGCTGAAAAGATGATGAAAGCAATGGAAGATGCTACTAAGCCTAAAATAGACTCAAAAAAAGATAACTCAACTCCATCTCACTCCCTTGAAGAGTATACTGGCATATATGAAAATCCAGGATATGGTTCTTTAAAAATCGAAGTAAAAGATAATATCTTAAAATTAATTTATACTAATATAGACTATACACTTAATCATAAATGCTATGACATTTTTACCATGACAATAATGGAATATTACTTGATTGATGTGACCTTTAATTATGATAGCACAGGAAATATTAAAAGTGTTTCAATACCTTTTGAGGAGACTGTAAAAGAAATTTTGTTCATGAAATGTAAATAATAATAATATATATATTGCAAAAATAATTCTTCATCATAATTCTAAAAATATTGTAAGAATTTTAGCTGTAATTGTGAATTGTGCATTGCAACACATATAATAATACAGAATTGCATTTATAGATCTTCTTTATTTGCAATTCTCTTTTATAAGTTCAGTACATTCTTCTACAGCCTTCTACAGCAATAATATCTGCTCTAAAATCTACTAAAAAAACATTGTGAAACTCTATTTTTTTAGCAGTGAAATTTTCAACCTATAGATACTCTTTATTTATTAACAAATACTGATCATGTGTTTTTAATATTTACAAAACTCTAATTATCCCTAATACCAGACCAACGCAAAAACCACAAATAGCACCATTTATCCTTATCCACTGCAAGTCATCGCCTACACGCTCTTCAATCAATTTTATAAGGGTTTCAGTATCCAATCTTTCAATATTATCTCTAACTAATCTGCCTATATTTTCATGATTGGAATTTATGTAACCTGATACACGTTCCTGTATCTGCTGCTCTAATTTATTTATTAAATTAATATCTTCTGATATACTGTCTATTAAATTATTTAGCATTGGGAGTATATTATCCCTTATGTAATCTTCTTTAACATAACCTAATATTGTATTTTTTAATTCATCTAATATTTTTATTGTAAAGTTATTTAGTTCAACATTACTACCTAATCTCATTTTATATTCATCTATTTTTTGTATAACTTCTTCATTGTTACTTATGTTTCTTATATTGCTCTGCATTAATTCAAGCAGTGTAATTCTACTGGTATTATCATGTTTTTTTAAATCCTTTAATATTACAACGACTAAATCTTGAGCTATTTTTCCTACTTTATCTTTTCCTAAAACATTTAAGACTGTATTTAATGAATATTGCATTATTCCACTTATCTTTAGTTTATTTATAGAATTGAATACTATATTTCCAAGTTCATTCTTTACTTTATCTTGCTTTACTATCTCTTCAAGCTTAATAAGTAAATTATCTAAAATTTTCTCTTCATAATTATTTCTTAAGAATATGCCAATTAATTTTTCAAGAAAGTTTTTAGAATCTAATGTATTCAAATATTTTTGAATTAGTTTAAGTAAAGATAAAGAAACTTTTTCTATAGGAATATGCTCTATGACACGTTTAATAACATACATTCCTGCTTCTATTCCTTGCTTAGAACATATAATTTTTTTGCATATATTTAATATTTTTTTTACTACTTCTAATTCATGTACTTTATTTATAATACTTGATTTATTGAGCAAATTGTTTTCAACTATTGATACTAACCCTTCTGTTATTCTTTTACGATTTCTAGGCAGAAGTGCAGTATGTGGAATTGGAATTCCTAATGGATACCGAAAAAGTGCCACTACTGCAAACCAATCTGAAAATCCACCTACCACTCCAGCTTCAAATCCACTTTGCAATATAGTTATTATAGGTGTATTTTGTGGAAACAAAGTAATTATAAAACCTATAAACATAATGACTAATAAAATTAAGGCTCTTTGATTAGTTTTCATTTTCATATTATAGCCTCCTATATTGTCAGTATGTAAACATATTGTAAAATTTATACTAGACTGAGGCATAATAAAAAAAAATTAATTGGCAAATTTAAATTCTGGATCTAATTTATCTAATTTTATATTCCAACTTGAAGATTTGTAAATATTATAATCAGAAGTTATTGCCATGCACGAAACACCTTGCAAACTGTCTATAAATTTCAAACCATTATCTACACCTGCTATAAAAACAGTTTTGGTTAAAATATCAGCAAGCATATTGCTATCAGGAATACTGCTGTCTACGACTATAGTTACACTCATTACA from the Clostridium beijerinckii genome contains:
- the cbiM gene encoding cobalt transporter CbiM; amino-acid sequence: MHIPDNYLSPATCAVMGAAMIPVWTRAVKKVNKEVTKKKLPLMGVGASLSFLTMMFNVPLPGGTTGHAVGGTLIAILLGPEAACISVTIALLLQALLFNDGGILAFGANCFNMAFVIPFVGYYIYKFLKEKFKTEKGEYIGTFIASYIGINLAALCAAIEFGVQPLLFKDAAGIPLYCPYPLSITIPSMLIPHLVVAGVLEGIITVGVLSFIKKVSPGIIYEGATTKSKPVYGLIIALICLSPLGLLATGTAWGEWGTDEISSVVTGGNALGFIPKGMENGFSFNALMPDYSVAGLPDNFGYILSAVAGVAILLLVFRIIASMKKTTKV
- a CDS encoding DUF3842 family protein; translation: MKIAVIDAQGAGLGQNIIKRIRKEIDNDVYIIALGTNSFATSKMVQAGANVGISGERAISSFCKTTKIDSIIGPIGIICSGGINGEITTMISNAIFNMDCTKYILPLQKHGIYIPGTRNLQIKDIIEEIVLDIKNNIEKF
- the hypB gene encoding hydrogenase nickel incorporation protein HypB is translated as MKIKVVKQLLELNENFNNDIKEILRSKNVYLVNVMGSPGTGKTSLIIELIKQLKDKFNIAVVEGDIAGQVDAEKIDSLGISVIQLNTEGECHIESKAIYNILGYFDLDEIDLIFIENIGNLVCPAEFELGEDFKIAVLSIPEGDDKVEKYPLLFSKADAVVLSKYDMMEYFDFDDNKVEENVKELNPLAATFRISSRTGQGLNSFVTYIEEKIKTRIQR
- a CDS encoding DUF445 domain-containing protein, which codes for MKMKTNQRALILLVIMFIGFIITLFPQNTPIITILQSGFEAGVVGGFSDWFAVVALFRYPLGIPIPHTALLPRNRKRITEGLVSIVENNLLNKSSIINKVHELEVVKKILNICKKIICSKQGIEAGMYVIKRVIEHIPIEKVSLSLLKLIQKYLNTLDSKNFLEKLIGIFLRNNYEEKILDNLLIKLEEIVKQDKVKNELGNIVFNSINKLKISGIMQYSLNTVLNVLGKDKVGKIAQDLVVVILKDLKKHDNTSRITLLELMQSNIRNISNNEEVIQKIDEYKMRLGSNVELNNFTIKILDELKNTILGYVKEDYIRDNILPMLNNLIDSISEDINLINKLEQQIQERVSGYINSNHENIGRLVRDNIERLDTETLIKLIEERVGDDLQWIRINGAICGFCVGLVLGIIRVL
- a CDS encoding DUF3471 domain-containing protein, with amino-acid sequence MEDATKPKIDSKKDNSTPSHSLEEYTGIYENPGYGSLKIEVKDNILKLIYTNIDYTLNHKCYDIFTMTIMEYYLIDVTFNYDSTGNIKSVSIPFEETVKEILFMKCK
- a CDS encoding MarR family winged helix-turn-helix transcriptional regulator — encoded protein: MDNYKALFLIQQIYATLFSLTNKIQIKGDEYCEPLTSRQLMAMVAIIHLPENETTLNNIAKKLGTTKQSVKQLITNLENKGYVLTVPSQYDKRAVNVKITKAGTDAMMIGAEKSMEFFGMLSKGFSIEEMEILWTLLKKLYRFDGEEQDGFEEEAEFDMGEDTLEIQKRALNEFDRARNEGK